The Mangrovivirga cuniculi genomic sequence TTGACCGTTCCATTTAATGATCTTGATTCAGTCGATAAATTAATCGGGGAAACAGGTGATGATATTGCAGCGATAATTCTAGAGCCTGTTGCAGGAAATATGGGTTGCGTTCTTCCTAATGATGGATATTTAGAAGGGCTTAGAAGGAGATGCGATGATAATGGGATATTATTGATTTTTGATGAAGTCATGACTGGATTTAGATTAGCTCCGGGGGGAGCTCAGGAAGTTTACGGAGTGATTCCTGATATGACTACATTGGGTAAGATTATCGGAGGCGGAATGCCAGTAGGTGCCTACGGAGGTAAAAAAGAAATCATGGAATTTGTTGCGCCAACAGGCCCGGTTTATCAGGCTGGAACACTTTCAGGTAACCCGGTTGCCATGGCAGCAGGTTTGGCTATGCTAAATCATTTAAAGAATAATCCAGAGGTATACACAACTTTAAGTACCCTTACAGAAAAACTACATATAGGTATTCAGGAAATTCACGATAAAAAGAATTTACCTTATACTATCAATAGACTAGGGTCAATGATCTCTGTCTTCTTTACTGATAAAACAGTGACTGATCTGGAAACTGCTAAAACATGTGATGCCGAATTGTTTGGTAAGTATTTTCAGGCTATGCTGGATGAAGGTGTATATTTACCACCGGCTCAATATGAGTCCTGGTTTCTTTCTTATTCTTTAAAGGAAGAAGACATAGATAAAATAATTAATGCCCATGAAAAGGCACTGGAAAAGGTTCTATAAAAATAAAAAAATAAAAGAATCGCAAAGCTGTACAATTTTGTACAGCTTTTTTATTTTAAAATAGATATAAACTCAGTATAATTTCTATTGCAAAGGCAATTTGTAAAAAGGAAATATAGAAAAATCCCAGGATATTGAATTTAATTAGAGTTTTAAACCAACCCTGTTTATATACATTAAGGAATGATATGTAACTATAGGTAGTTACCAGGATGAAAGCGTAAAGAGCTATGCTTGCACTCAGATCGTATTTAAATTGGATCAGTAATACTATGCCATAAACCAAATAGGCCAAAGAATGCAGGTATAGCGCATGGATTATATGATGAATGTAAAGTGTGTCTTTACTTAAATATAAAACTTTCAATAAGAGCGCAAATACTGGTAAAAGAATAAACATCATAAGAGGCAGGTTTTTTAAAATATAACCTGTCAAATATTTTTTATCGCTTCTTATAACTTTTATCGTTTGATAGGTAGCCGAATATGTCAACTTCTCAGATCTATTTACATCAAGGCTATCCATGCATTCCTCTATCGAAAGACTTTCATTTTTTGCTAGTTTATATAGTTTATCCAGGTAACTGTCTTCACTCCATTTGACAATTTCATCGTAATCATTTTTTAATTCATCAGTTGAATCCTTGTTATTAGTCAATACTGAATCAGGTATTTTTAACCCGGTATCATTTTCTATTGTATTTTTGAGTGAATCCAAGTTAATTTTTTTGTCTGTATTTTGATTTAAGATAGAATCAATTTTTCCGGAAGCATTTTGATCTATTGATGCTGACCCATTCAAAACATTTTCAGTCTGTTTTTCTATCTTCTCAGCAACATTCTTCCCGATATATCCAATCACAAAAAAATAGAATAGCGATAGAACCAGGTACATTCTGATGGGATTGAAATATTTATTTCTTTTTCCGGAATTATAAGTATTAGTTAGTTTACCAGGTTTAAATAAAAATGGAATAAAACTTTTAGGAAGTTTTCCATCAAGTGCAAATGCATTGGAAATAAATTCTGATAATATTATACCTACTGAGACATTTTGATCTGTATTTTCCTGACCACATTTAGGACAATAATTATCCTCTATTTTTAGTGGAGCATAACAATTCAGACAATAAGGATGTTTTCGCCTAGACTTCATTGGAGCGAAAATACGAAATCATTTTAAAAATTTAATTACATTCCAGTTCTTACATCATAATTCAATATCATGGTATTTACTAATTATCTAGTTGAAGAGATATAATTTTATAAGTATTATTGTATTGATATTGGAATACTTTAGAATATCCCTGAATATCACTATATTTATATGTTGTAAAAATTTTTTTATACTGTGGTCAAACGTCTTTTCACTTTTTTTATAATATTATTTGTCGCTGGAGCGGTAAATGTATTTGGGCAGGGTAAAACTGTAACTTATAAAGAGTTATACGATGACCCATACGATACGAAAAAGTTATTTATTCATTTTCAGCCACTTTATGGAGAGGTTTGGAGTACAAATACTAATATAGGGTTTGGACTGGAAGCTGAGTACCTATTAGAAGATAAGCTTCAAATCCGAGCTGCTGCAAGAAAAGCTTATGGCCAGTCATTTGATCTTACCAGAGATGCAGCAATTAAAAATTCAACAGTAAATACAAACATAGAATCGCCCTGGAATATTCTAAACTATTATGAGGCTGGTGTTACTTATCATATAAAAGATTTTGAATCTGACTCGGAAACAAAGATAGTTCTATATTCTGACCGATATAGAAAAAACAACAAATGGGCTGCGTCTACCCCGAGCTTATAAAAATACCAAGTAAAGTAAGAAAGATTTATGGAGCCAGATTAGGAGGAATATATTATGATTCTTCAGTAGACCTTGATCGGGCAATGAAAAATCAGGGGACAACAATGAGCTCACCTTCAGGTGAACCCTTCCCTGATGATGCAAAGGTCTATTCAAATATGAGTAGCTATGCAATTTACCTGGGAGGGTCAATGTCCTGGTATAAAAATATTGCTGTTGATCCGGATAGAAGTTTTGGAGTCCTGATAAATGATCTGATGTTCACCACATATTTTGATCTGATCTATGCTCCCGGATTACAGGTAGAAGATGTTTTCTATAACGGTGAAATATATAGTGCTGACAATATCGAATTAACAAAATTTGGCTTTAGAGCAGGAATACAAGGTAAATTTAATAGAACCTGGGGATGGAGTTACAACATTGAAACCGGACTCAGACCAACTGTTAAAACTCAGGGTTTCTATATATTAGGAAAAATCAGCTTTCCGGTATTTGCAACAAAGCTTGAGAATACCAGAGAAGCATTTGGAAAGT encodes the following:
- the hemL gene encoding glutamate-1-semialdehyde 2,1-aminomutase, translated to MNRSIETSKKLFNEAQNYIPGGVNSPVRAFKAVGGDPLFIKSAKGAYMYDEDGNAYYDLINSWGPMIIGHAHPEIESAVREAIGNSLSFGAPNAKEVEIAELITEMVPSIEKVRMVNSGTEATMSAIRLARGYTNRNKIIKMEGCYHGHGDSFLIAAGSGAMTLGTPNSPGVTQGTANDTLTVPFNDLDSVDKLIGETGDDIAAIILEPVAGNMGCVLPNDGYLEGLRRRCDDNGILLIFDEVMTGFRLAPGGAQEVYGVIPDMTTLGKIIGGGMPVGAYGGKKEIMEFVAPTGPVYQAGTLSGNPVAMAAGLAMLNHLKNNPEVYTTLSTLTEKLHIGIQEIHDKKNLPYTINRLGSMISVFFTDKTVTDLETAKTCDAELFGKYFQAMLDEGVYLPPAQYESWFLSYSLKEEDIDKIINAHEKALEKVL
- a CDS encoding DUF3667 domain-containing protein; protein product: MKSRRKHPYCLNCYAPLKIEDNYCPKCGQENTDQNVSVGIILSEFISNAFALDGKLPKSFIPFLFKPGKLTNTYNSGKRNKYFNPIRMYLVLSLFYFFVIGYIGKNVAEKIEKQTENVLNGSASIDQNASGKIDSILNQNTDKKINLDSLKNTIENDTGLKIPDSVLTNNKDSTDELKNDYDEIVKWSEDSYLDKLYKLAKNESLSIEECMDSLDVNRSEKLTYSATYQTIKVIRSDKKYLTGYILKNLPLMMFILLPVFALLLKVLYLSKDTLYIHHIIHALYLHSLAYLVYGIVLLIQFKYDLSASIALYAFILVTTYSYISFLNVYKQGWFKTLIKFNILGFFYISFLQIAFAIEIILSLYLF